A stretch of the Medicago truncatula cultivar Jemalong A17 chromosome 5, MtrunA17r5.0-ANR, whole genome shotgun sequence genome encodes the following:
- the LOC11425292 gene encoding NAD(P)H-dependent 6'-deoxychalcone synthase, whose product MGSVEIPTKVLTNTSSQLKMPVVGMGSAPDFTCKKDTKDAIIEAIKQGYRHFDTAAAYGSEQALGEALKEAIELGLVTRQDLFVTSKLWVTENHPHLVIPALQKSLKTLQLDYLDLYLIHWPLSSQPGKFTFPIDVADLLPFDVKGVWESMEEGLKLGLTKAIGVSNFSVKKLENLLSVATILPAVNQVEMNLAWQQKKLREFCNANGIVLTAFSPLRKGASRGPNEVMENDMLKEIADAHGKSVAQISLRWLYEQGVTFVPKSYDKERMNQNLCIFDWSLTKEDHEKIDQIKQNRLIPGPTKPGINDLYDD is encoded by the exons ATGGGCAGTGTTGAAATCCCAACAAAGGTTCTTACAAACACATCTAGTCAATTGAAGATGCCAGTGGTTGGAATGGGATCAGCCCCTGACTTCACATGTAAGAAAGACACAAAAGATGCAATCATTGAAGCCATCAAACAAGGTTATAGACACTTTGATACTGCTGCTGCATATGGCTCAGAACAAGCTCTTGGTGAAGCTTTGAAAGAAGCAATTGAACTTGGTCTTGTCACTAGACAAGACCTTTTTGTTACTTCTAAACTTTGGGTTACTGAAAATCATCCTCATCTTGTTATTCCTGCTCTTCAAAAATCTCTCAA GACTCTTCAATTGGACTACTTGGATTTGTATTTGATTCATTGGCCACTTAGCTCTCAGCCTGGAAAGTTTACATTTCCAATTGATGTGGCAGATCTCTTACCATTTGATGTGAAGGGTGTTTGGGAATCCATGGAAGAAGGATTGAAACTTGGACTCACCAAAGCTATTGGAGTTAGTAACTTCTCTGTCAAGAAACTTGAAAATCTTCTCTCTGTTGCCACTATTCTTCCTGCAGTCAATCAA GTGGAGATGAACCTTGCATGGCAACAAAAGAAGCTTAGAGAGTTTTGCAACGCAAACGGAATAGTGTTAACTGCATTTTCACCATTGAGGAAAGGTGCAAGCAGAGGACCAAATGAAGTTATGGAGAATGATATGCTTAAAGAGATTGCAGATGCACATGGAAAGTCTGTTGCACAAATTTCTCTAAGATGGTTATATGAACAAGGAGTCACTTTTGTTCCCAAGAGTTATGATAAGGAGAGAATGAACCAAAATTTGTGTATCTTTGATTGGTCATTGACAAAGGAGGATCATGAGAAGATTGATCAAATTAAGCAAAATCGTTTGATCCCTGGACCAACCAAACCAGGCATCAATGACCTCTatgatgattaa
- the LOC11430929 gene encoding NAD(P)H-dependent 6'-deoxychalcone synthase, giving the protein MGSVEIPTKVLTNTSSQLKMPVVGMGSAPDFTCKKDTKDAIIEAIKQGYRHFDTAAAYGSEQALGEALKEAIELGLVTRQDLFVTSKLWVTENHPHLVIPALQKSLKTLQLDYLDLYLIHWPLSSQPGKFTFPIDVADLLPFDVKGVWESMEEGLKLGLTKAIGVSNFSVKKLENLLSVATILPAVNQVEMNLAWQQKKLREFCNANGIVLTAFSPLRKGASRGPNEVMENDMLKEIADAHGKSVAQISLRWLYEQGVTFVPKSYDKERMNQNLCIFDWSLTKEDHEKIDQIKQNRLIPGPTKPGINDLYDD; this is encoded by the exons ATGGGCAGTGTTGAAATCCCAACAAAGGTTCTTACAAACACATCTAGTCAATTGAAGATGCCAGTGGTTGGAATGGGATCAGCCCCTGACTTCACATGTAAGAAAGACACAAAAGATGCAATCATTGAAGCCATCAAACAAGGTTATAGACACTTTGATACTGCTGCTGCATATGGCTCAGAACAAGCTCTTGGTGAAGCTTTGAAAGAAGCAATTGAACTTGGTCTTGTCACTAGACAAGACCTTTTTGTTACTTCTAAACTTTGGGTTACTGAAAATCATCCTCATCTTGTTATTCCTGCTCTTCAAAAATCTCTCAA GACTCTTCAATTGGACTACTTGGATTTGTATTTGATTCATTGGCCACTTAGCTCTCAGCCTGGAAAGTTTACATTTCCAATTGATGTGGCAGATCTCTTACCATTTGATGTGAAGGGTGTTTGGGAATCCATGGAAGAAGGATTGAAACTTGGACTCACCAAAGCTATTGGAGTTAGTAACTTCTCTGTCAAGAAACTTGAAAATCTTCTCTCTGTTGCCACTATTCTTCCTGCAGTCAATCAA GTGGAGATGAACCTTGCATGGCAACAAAAGAAGCTTAGAGAGTTTTGCAACGCAAACGGAATAGTGTTAACTGCATTTTCACCATTGAGGAAAGGTGCAAGCAGAGGACCAAATGAAGTTATGGAGAATGATATGCTTAAAGAGATTGCAGATGCACATGGAAAGTCTGTTGCACAAATTTCTCTAAGATGGTTATATGAACAAGGAGTCACTTTTGTTCCCAAGAGTTATGATAAGGAGAGAATGAACCAAAATTTGTGTATCTTTGATTGGTCATTGACAAAGGAGGATCATGAGAAGATTGATCAAATTAAGCAAAATCGTTTGATCCCTGGACCAACCAAACCAGGCATCAATGACCTCTATGATGACTAA
- the LOC11428409 gene encoding zinc finger protein 385B, with translation MIVPQSQLIRYDSAVGSSRETSAAPAILPSIQNGIPMLLILQSAGGSSQDTSAAPASLPSAQNGMPMLLILPAVGSSHQTSAVPASLPSAHNGSWQLQIYGNETKIMLPNQTKVIKAFRCEVCEIEVNSQVSLENHIAGKKHKKNLQRQTNPTVASHANVQTDTSSIQGQALIGPVPEQSEPKKQVDSIQGQALIGPVAEQSEPKKQVDSVKNVQTDTSSIHGQALIGPVAEQSEPKKQVDSVNNVQTDTSGIQGQELIGPVAEHSEPKKQVDSFKNVQTDTSSIQGQALIGPVAEQSEPKKQVDSVKNVQTDTSGIQGQALIGPVAEHSEPKKQVDSVKVCSTCNVVCVGQDTYNKHVAGRKHAAKVALKSNDGIGPSIAELKRKGDAPIEKAAKKIKVAESVWCEFCKINCNSRDSYTAHISGKKHLRNLEKLSNPKVGVGSGATPTTTATITIIETQEKPDSDNLKAKQVPELDIEAEKRKAVERGAAVNDIKMCTLCNVVCNSQANLNTHLSDHNHAAMVKKAGLITG, from the exons ATGATCGTTCCACAATCTCAACTCATCAGATATGATTCT GCTGTTGGTTCATCACGCGAGACTTCAGCAGCGCCTGCAATTTTGCCTTCTATTCAGAATGGTATTCCAATGCTTCTAATTTTGCAGTCTGCTGGTGGTTCATCACAAGATACTTCAGCAGCGCCTGCAAGTTTGCCTTCGGCGCAGAATGGTATGCCAATGCTTCTAATATTGCCGGCTGTTGGTTCATCACACCAGACTTCAGCAGTGCCTGCAAGTTTGCCTTCTGCGCATAATGGTTCATGGCAACTTCAAATTTATGGCAATGAGACTAAAATAATGTTGCCTAACCAAACCAAAGTCATCAAAGCTTTCAGATGTGAAGTGTGTGAAATTGAAGTCAATAGCCAAGTCTCTTTAGAAAATCACATAGCTGGAAAGAAACACAAGAAAAATTTGCAACGGCAGACTAATCCTACAGTTGCATCTCATGCGAATGTACAAACTGACACAAGTAGTATCCAAGGTCAAGCATTAATTGGTCCTGTACCCGAGCAATCAGAGCCTAAGAAACAGGTTGATAGTATACAAGGGCAAGCATTAATTGGTCCTGTGGCCGAACAATCAGAGCCTAAGAAACAGGTTGATTCTGTTAAGAATGTACAAACTGACACAAGTAGTATCCACGGACAAGCGTTAATTGGTCCTGTAGCCGAACAATCAGAGCCTAAGAAACAGGTTGATTCTGTTAATAATGTACAAACTGACACAAGTGGTATCCAAGGACAAGAGTTAATTGGTCCTGTAGCCGAACACTCAGAGCCTAAGAAACAGGTTGATTCTTTTAAGAATGTACAAACTGACACAAGTAGTATCCAAGGACAAGCGTTAATTGGTCCTGTAGCCGAACAATCAGAGCCTAAGAAACAGGTTGATTCTGTTAAGAATGTACAAACTGACACAAGTGGTATCCAAGGACAAGCGTTAATTGGTCCTGTAGCCGAACACTCAGAGCCTAAGAAACAGGTTGATTCTGTTAAGGTTTGCTCAACATGCAATGTTGTGTGCGTTGGTCAAGATACATATAACAAACATGTTGCTGGGAGAAAGCATGCGGCTAAG GTTGCCTTGAAGTCTAATGATGGCATTGGTCCATCTATTGCCGAACTCAAGCGTAAAGGTGATGCTCCAATTGAAAAAGCTGCTAAGAAAATCAAGGTTGCTGAATCTGTATGGTGTGAATTTTGCAAGATTAATTGTAACAGCAGGGATAGCTACACTGCACACATATCCGGTAAGAAACACTTGAGGAACTTGGAGAAATTGTCAAATCCAAAAGTCGGTGTTGGCAGCGGTGCCACTCCCACCACCACCGCAACAATTACTATAATTGAGACACAGGAAAAACCAGATTCCGATAACCTAAAAGCAAAGCAGGTACCAGAACTTGATATCGAGGCAGAGAAACGTAAAGCTGTGGAAAGAGGAGCTGCAGTTAATGATATTAAAATGTGCACTTTATGCAATGTGGTGTGTAATAGCCAGGCAAATTTAAATACTCACCTTAGTGACCATAATCATGCTGCTATGGTGAAGAAGGCAGGGTTAATCACTGGTTGA